One region of Pseudomonadota bacterium genomic DNA includes:
- a CDS encoding response regulator has translation MTVLEEEIMDACPKCIFDKATTYEEAANKLESNNYDVVILDIMGVSGFVLLNIAVEKNLKVVMLTARALSPEALKQSYEKGARAYLPKEKLGEIVPFLEDVLKYEFEPGWKRLFEKLHGFFTETFESDWEKKTGMNWREWGRSSGM, from the coding sequence TTGACGGTTCTCGAAGAAGAGATTATGGATGCCTGCCCAAAATGCATCTTTGATAAGGCCACCACATATGAAGAGGCGGCAAATAAGCTGGAATCCAATAATTACGACGTTGTAATCCTCGATATTATGGGAGTCAGCGGTTTCGTTCTTCTCAATATTGCTGTGGAGAAAAATTTAAAAGTCGTAATGCTCACAGCCCGCGCCTTGAGCCCTGAAGCCCTGAAACAATCATATGAAAAGGGGGCACGGGCATACCTGCCGAAAGAGAAGCTCGGCGAGATCGTGCCCTTTCTTGAAGATGTACTGAAATATGAATTCGAGCCTGGCTGGAAAAGACTCTTCGAAAAACTGCACGGTTTCTTTACAGAAACTTTTGAATCGGATTGGGAAAAGAAAACGGGAATGAATTGGCGTGAATGGGGAAGGTCCTCCGGAATGTAA